GTCTAGTCCTTGATATATTATAAATGTGGCGGGTCTTCATCTTGACACCTAGTGAATGAAAGCATTGCTTTTGCAGAATGGCAGCAGGTTTTGGTGCTGGAGTCACGCTTAAATTGATGATGACGCCGATGAGTGGTCCTGATGTGGCAGTCAATGCAGCGATAGTAGGGGTCATTGGTGCAATTGTTGGAGGTACTACTTTCCAGGTAAGCATATATGGGAAAGAGTTCAGTTCTGCTATTTGTACCAATCTTGAGTCTACACTCTTGGATGTTTACTCCTAATAACATTAATAGAAGAAGTTCGCAGAGCAAAGTATAGGCGTGAAACTCCAGCACAATTCCTAAATAAAAGAAGTTCGCACTGTGGATCTTCAA
This DNA window, taken from Papaver somniferum cultivar HN1 chromosome 3, ASM357369v1, whole genome shotgun sequence, encodes the following:
- the LOC113355108 gene encoding chloroplastic import inner membrane translocase subunit HP30-2-like, producing the protein MSQARLFAAMGGARASITCIMKRIRGKEDLQARMAAGFGAGVTLKLMMTPMSGPDVAVNAAIVGVIGAIVGGTTFQKKFAEQSIGVKLQHNS